From a single Cetobacterium somerae ATCC BAA-474 genomic region:
- a CDS encoding linear amide C-N hydrolase produces MLKKIALLSCLIAFSKIDIDACTGISLKTENNNNIQARTIEWSKNKINSQIIIEPRGKEYQSPMPNRTLGKKWKGKYGFVGASVEHESLIGEGVNEKGLNAGVFFFLNYGELAPFNEKKVKNSLNDMDLVKWMLTSFSTVEEVKEAIKKIDVVPIIIENGQPSPTGHWRVSDAKGGNIVIEIINGGELKIYDNKVGVLTNSPGFDWQLTNLNNYVNLNLNGNKPEMLGQQKIFPMGAGSGMLGLPGDVTLPSRFVRAAFYANNTPKMVGNEEGITQAFHILNNFDIPIGMTYADKNEIPKEITSATQWTTAINLNEKLFYYKTMYNQDIRLIDLKKIDFGKVQSQVLTMDKSTIQPVDEILIK; encoded by the coding sequence ATGTTAAAAAAGATAGCGTTACTTTCATGTTTAATAGCTTTTAGTAAAATAGATATAGATGCTTGTACGGGAATTTCTCTAAAGACAGAAAATAATAATAATATACAGGCAAGAACAATAGAGTGGTCTAAGAATAAAATAAATAGTCAAATTATAATAGAGCCAAGAGGTAAAGAGTATCAGTCTCCAATGCCAAATAGAACATTAGGAAAAAAATGGAAGGGAAAGTATGGATTTGTAGGAGCATCTGTTGAGCATGAATCTTTAATAGGAGAGGGAGTTAATGAAAAAGGATTAAATGCAGGGGTATTTTTCTTTTTAAACTATGGAGAGCTAGCACCTTTTAATGAGAAAAAAGTAAAAAACTCATTAAATGATATGGATTTAGTAAAGTGGATGTTAACGAGTTTTTCCACAGTTGAAGAAGTAAAGGAAGCTATTAAAAAGATAGATGTTGTACCAATAATAATAGAGAATGGACAACCATCACCAACAGGACACTGGAGAGTATCAGATGCTAAAGGTGGAAATATAGTTATAGAGATTATAAATGGTGGAGAGTTAAAAATATATGATAATAAGGTTGGAGTTTTAACAAACTCACCAGGATTTGATTGGCAACTTACAAACTTAAATAACTATGTAAATTTAAATTTAAATGGAAATAAACCAGAGATGTTAGGACAGCAAAAAATATTCCCAATGGGAGCTGGTTCAGGAATGTTAGGACTACCAGGAGATGTAACTCTACCATCAAGATTTGTAAGAGCAGCTTTTTATGCAAATAACACTCCAAAAATGGTAGGAAATGAGGAGGGAATAACTCAAGCGTTTCATATTTTAAATAACTTTGATATTCCAATTGGAATGACATATGCAGATAAAAATGAAATACCTAAAGAGATAACAAGTGCAACTCAATGGACAACAGCTATAAATTTAAATGAAAAGTTGTTTTACTATAAAACTATGTATAATCAAGATATAAGATTAATAGATTTAAAGAAGATAGATTTTGGAAAGGTTCAATCTCAAGTTCTTACTATGGATAAGAGTACGATTCAACCAGTAGATGAGATTTTAATAAAATAG
- a CDS encoding autotransporter outer membrane beta-barrel domain-containing protein gives MKKYRFLLLLLALHGTKVFSQDKGLIFWSDFMYFKNQEEDYYLKNGSLYSRKEIELPPPISPPIEPPVEPPVKPPIDPPITPPVEQPIKPPIVVPPIVKPVEPPVKPPTPIQPIPDPIVPDPPKPTVEKYIFYNNVFYEGTDLKTGSSPLGGDLTVDMSNKIGMGSIKEGYVIENENTISLNKLPEIQTLVGMQGSNGGTIINQNSGVINIESYGGIGMSILNSGYAENNGTINLYNSYTVGATVENGSFINKGNILGAARYAMATLGSGSVENSSTGNISLLGVFAGIYVSGGGSGVNNGAITVLDGNSAMMTTNGSIINNGTITMNTPSYNNGNNTMEIPSGAMFINGFGTAINSESGVINIGTPTSLMRATNAMTGEGAVVLENSGTINMYTNTVTPGSILTTDFAYFLTEGAIGKNMPTGVINLGEYGMVNYGGTVYNWGVINKEETNTQSLSYNGKLVMESGGSINTSKSQMLETIVIGRSYVGNYYVDSGVLNLHSSITSNFKEIKSNSKLYEVIENNGVYEFKRNRFEILTDDVLAKYLEDIYYDSNNSTKNELFDILTSSESGSQFEWYLDEIFGRGYFPSLMYQTNDAIVFTNETILNQISEKTQATNKESYIFGYSFEKMKKDVYENILGYTDELNSFFIGKNYPIKESLSSGWILSYTRLDSKFKDNKGKREDNMFQGTGYLNYNKDTVNAFGSFFAGYSKGNLDRNVQLGYLDYNEDFTDISFESLNESLSSDIKNYYVGALGKISKKYDFNFIYLEPVARVESIGIFQRDISESGGTYSLELDNLNGVLSSGYVGTGIGKVFTIGKGALNMALNLGVKQELNSLDDTVKFKVNSLGSESGEIDLKNKNRFSKEVGVRTEVGNLWDGLSLYGEYKYIFSEDNSWKVSGGVRVKF, from the coding sequence ATGAAAAAGTATAGATTTCTACTACTTCTTTTAGCTCTACATGGAACAAAAGTTTTTTCTCAAGATAAAGGGCTAATTTTTTGGTCAGACTTTATGTATTTTAAAAACCAAGAGGAAGACTATTATTTAAAAAATGGATCTTTATATTCGAGAAAAGAGATTGAATTACCACCACCAATAAGTCCCCCGATAGAGCCTCCAGTAGAACCCCCAGTAAAACCACCCATAGATCCACCTATAACACCCCCAGTGGAGCAACCAATAAAACCACCAATAGTAGTGCCTCCTATTGTAAAGCCAGTAGAACCCCCAGTGAAGCCTCCTACACCGATTCAACCAATACCAGATCCAATAGTACCAGACCCACCAAAACCAACAGTTGAGAAATATATTTTTTATAATAATGTGTTTTATGAGGGGACTGATTTAAAAACTGGAAGTTCACCATTAGGTGGTGATTTAACAGTAGATATGTCTAATAAAATAGGAATGGGTAGTATAAAAGAAGGATATGTAATAGAAAATGAGAATACAATCTCTCTTAATAAATTACCTGAAATTCAAACTTTAGTGGGAATGCAAGGTTCAAATGGAGGAACTATAATAAATCAAAATAGTGGAGTTATAAATATTGAATCTTATGGTGGAATAGGAATGAGTATATTAAATTCAGGATATGCAGAGAATAATGGAACAATAAATCTGTATAATTCATATACAGTTGGAGCAACAGTTGAAAATGGAAGCTTTATAAATAAAGGTAATATTTTAGGAGCTGCAAGGTATGCTATGGCTACCCTAGGAAGTGGAAGTGTGGAAAATTCATCTACTGGAAATATATCTCTATTAGGAGTTTTTGCAGGAATTTATGTAAGTGGTGGAGGAAGTGGAGTAAATAATGGAGCAATAACAGTTTTAGATGGAAATTCGGCAATGATGACAACAAATGGAAGTATTATAAACAATGGAACAATAACAATGAATACTCCAAGTTATAACAATGGTAATAATACGATGGAAATACCTAGTGGTGCAATGTTTATAAATGGATTTGGAACAGCTATTAACTCGGAGTCAGGAGTTATAAATATAGGAACACCAACTAGTTTAATGAGGGCAACTAATGCAATGACAGGAGAGGGGGCTGTAGTTTTAGAAAATAGTGGAACAATAAATATGTATACTAATACTGTAACTCCTGGTTCAATATTAACGACAGATTTTGCTTATTTTTTAACTGAAGGAGCTATTGGTAAAAATATGCCAACTGGAGTTATAAATTTAGGTGAATATGGAATGGTTAATTATGGAGGAACTGTATATAACTGGGGAGTTATAAATAAAGAGGAGACTAATACTCAAAGCCTATCTTATAATGGAAAGTTGGTTATGGAAAGTGGTGGAAGTATAAATACTTCTAAATCTCAAATGTTAGAAACAATTGTAATAGGAAGAAGTTATGTGGGAAATTACTATGTAGATTCAGGAGTTTTAAATTTACACTCTTCAATTACAAGTAATTTTAAAGAGATAAAAAGTAATAGTAAACTATATGAAGTGATTGAAAATAATGGAGTTTATGAGTTTAAAAGAAATAGGTTTGAGATATTAACAGATGATGTTTTGGCAAAGTATTTAGAAGATATTTATTACGACTCGAATAACTCTACAAAAAATGAACTTTTTGATATACTTACATCTTCAGAAAGTGGATCACAATTTGAGTGGTATTTAGATGAAATCTTTGGTAGAGGTTATTTTCCATCTTTAATGTATCAAACAAATGATGCTATTGTATTTACAAATGAAACTATTTTAAATCAAATATCCGAAAAGACTCAAGCAACAAATAAAGAGAGCTATATTTTTGGTTACTCTTTTGAAAAAATGAAAAAAGATGTATACGAAAATATATTAGGATATACAGATGAGTTAAATAGTTTCTTTATAGGAAAAAACTATCCAATAAAAGAGAGCTTAAGCTCTGGATGGATTTTAAGTTATACTCGATTGGATTCTAAATTTAAAGATAATAAAGGAAAAAGAGAGGACAATATGTTCCAAGGAACAGGGTATTTAAACTACAATAAAGATACTGTAAATGCTTTTGGAAGCTTCTTTGCAGGATATTCTAAAGGAAACTTAGATAGAAATGTTCAATTAGGTTATTTAGATTATAACGAAGATTTCACAGATATAAGTTTTGAAAGTCTAAATGAAAGTTTAAGTTCAGATATTAAAAACTATTATGTAGGAGCTTTAGGAAAAATATCTAAAAAATATGATTTTAATTTCATATATTTAGAACCAGTTGCAAGAGTTGAAAGTATTGGAATATTCCAAAGAGATATAAGTGAAAGTGGAGGAACATATAGTTTAGAGCTAGATAATCTTAACGGAGTTTTAAGTAGTGGATACGTTGGAACAGGGATAGGAAAGGTATTTACTATTGGAAAAGGTGCTTTAAATATGGCTTTAAATTTAGGAGTTAAACAGGAACTTAATAGTTTAGATGATACAGTTAAATTTAAAGTAAATAGTTTAGGTAGTGAGAGTGGAGAGATAGATTTGAAAAATAAAAATAGATTTTCTAAAGAGGTTGGAGTGAGAACAGAGGTTGGAAATCTATGGGATGGACTATCTTTATATGGAGAGTATAAGTATATATTTTCAGAGGATAACTCTTGGAAAGTTTCAGGAGGAGTAAGAGTTAAATTTTAA
- a CDS encoding HI0074 family nucleotidyltransferase substrate-binding subunit → MYGLSETDFFKIIDILKKYKEKIEWVKIFGSRSRGDYKETSDIDLAIFLRVNNIIDDIRNDFYESDLKYTVDVIEYTENIGENIKRNIETDGILIYKTNEKGGILMNENKLKYKLEDFQKALKKLEIALEKDAHLDELYLDGTIQRFEFVYELSWKLMKSYLEYQGIEVVSPRETFREGFKDGIIHDATEWINLMINRNRTSHTYNEETAWDIYDKIKNEYINLFKDFEKEMIKKID, encoded by the coding sequence ATGTACGGTCTATCAGAAACAGATTTTTTTAAAATTATTGATATTTTGAAAAAGTACAAAGAAAAAATAGAATGGGTAAAAATTTTTGGTTCTAGATCTAGAGGAGATTATAAAGAAACCTCAGATATAGACTTAGCTATATTCCTAAGAGTAAACAATATTATTGATGATATACGAAATGATTTTTATGAATCAGATTTAAAATATACTGTAGATGTAATTGAATATACTGAGAATATTGGAGAAAATATAAAGAGAAATATAGAAACTGATGGAATCTTAATATATAAAACTAATGAGAAAGGTGGGATTTTAATGAATGAAAATAAATTGAAATATAAACTTGAAGATTTTCAAAAAGCTTTAAAAAAATTAGAAATTGCTTTAGAAAAAGATGCACATTTAGATGAATTATATTTAGATGGTACTATTCAAAGATTTGAATTTGTATACGAATTAAGTTGGAAACTTATGAAAAGTTATTTGGAATATCAAGGTATAGAAGTTGTAAGTCCAAGAGAAACTTTTAGAGAAGGATTTAAAGATGGAATAATACATGATGCAACAGAGTGGATTAATCTCATGATAAATAGAAATAGAACTTCTCATACTTATAATGAAGAAACAGCATGGGATATATATGATAAAATAAAAAATGAATATATAAATTTATTTAAAGATTTTGAAAAAGAAATGATAAAAAAAATAGATTAA
- a CDS encoding TDT family transporter, which produces MKNLKNYFKYLPVALTGLALGVSGVSGAVAVVLNPKALYIGNFISLMLLLPIIIKNVLHFDVFKEELKHPTLGSFIPTLDMALMNFSVVLYEFSPVLGKGLWLLCILLHLIFGVSFIYHRFRSWNIEHMVPSWFVPPIGIVVASVDSAVMGMPQLAQVIFYIGFAFYIVMLPMMLYRIIFVEKIDDARLPTFAIIAAPPNLCLAGYLVAFKTPNPAIVGFLFPLGIFMTALLYISMVKIIRLKFTPVYASFTFPLAIGSTAILKYSNYIRSIDESRGIFWYNFGVAATTLAVFFISIIFVRIVRIVINQIKEIRGSL; this is translated from the coding sequence ATGAAGAATTTAAAAAATTATTTTAAGTATTTACCAGTGGCTCTTACAGGTTTAGCTCTAGGTGTTTCTGGAGTCAGCGGCGCAGTTGCAGTAGTACTTAATCCTAAAGCTTTATACATAGGAAACTTTATATCATTAATGTTACTTCTGCCTATAATTATAAAGAATGTACTACACTTTGATGTGTTTAAAGAGGAACTGAAGCATCCAACACTTGGAAGTTTTATACCAACGTTAGATATGGCTTTAATGAATTTCTCAGTTGTACTTTATGAGTTTTCACCTGTTTTAGGAAAAGGATTATGGCTATTATGTATACTTTTACATCTAATATTTGGAGTATCATTTATATATCACAGATTTCGTTCTTGGAATATAGAGCATATGGTTCCAAGTTGGTTTGTGCCACCAATTGGAATAGTTGTAGCATCAGTGGACTCAGCGGTTATGGGGATGCCACAATTAGCACAAGTAATATTTTACATAGGTTTTGCTTTTTACATAGTAATGCTGCCTATGATGTTATATAGAATTATATTTGTTGAGAAGATTGATGATGCAAGACTTCCAACTTTTGCAATAATAGCTGCTCCACCTAATCTTTGTTTAGCAGGATATTTAGTGGCTTTCAAAACTCCAAATCCAGCAATAGTAGGATTTTTATTCCCATTAGGAATATTTATGACAGCACTGCTTTATATATCAATGGTTAAAATTATAAGACTTAAATTTACACCAGTATATGCGTCATTTACATTCCCTTTAGCAATAGGATCTACAGCAATTTTAAAGTATTCAAACTACATTAGAAGTATAGATGAAAGTAGAGGAATTTTCTGGTATAACTTTGGAGTAGCAGCAACAACATTAGCTGTATTCTTTATATCAATTATCTTTGTAAGAATAGTTAGAATAGTTATAAATCAAATAAAAGAGATAAGAGGAAGTTTATAA
- a CDS encoding GntR family transcriptional regulator, producing MIDKNSHIPIYAQLENILLEMIESGDLKPGDMIPSENELSKKYSISRMTAKKAIDSLTIKGLVERTQGKGTYVCSIEKKIELPINRLRGFTQKVCEMGLTPENKVLAFEKMPCPKNICKILGIKEGESIWRMERVRQIDEVPAVFEESYISVKLLPNLKEKNLLKSKFDYIKSLGLEIGNSEREISAEIPSDYVASALKLKRNEPILLAENITYLKKGTVLEYSKIYYNQKKYKFKFIAEGN from the coding sequence GTGATAGATAAAAATTCTCATATTCCAATATATGCTCAACTTGAAAATATTCTATTAGAGATGATAGAAAGCGGAGATTTAAAACCGGGAGATATGATTCCATCAGAGAATGAACTTTCAAAAAAATATAGTATCAGCAGAATGACAGCTAAGAAAGCTATTGATTCTTTGACAATAAAAGGGTTAGTAGAAAGAACTCAAGGTAAAGGAACATATGTTTGTAGTATAGAAAAGAAAATAGAACTACCAATAAATAGATTACGTGGATTTACTCAAAAAGTTTGTGAAATGGGACTAACTCCAGAAAACAAAGTTTTAGCATTTGAAAAAATGCCTTGTCCTAAAAATATCTGTAAAATTTTAGGTATTAAAGAGGGAGAAAGTATTTGGAGAATGGAAAGAGTTAGACAAATAGATGAGGTACCAGCAGTATTTGAAGAGAGTTATATAAGTGTAAAGTTATTACCTAATTTAAAAGAAAAAAATTTATTAAAATCAAAATTTGATTATATAAAAAGTTTAGGTTTAGAGATTGGAAATAGTGAAAGAGAGATATCAGCAGAGATACCAAGTGATTATGTAGCTAGCGCTTTAAAACTTAAAAGGAATGAACCTATTCTTTTAGCAGAAAATATTACTTATTTAAAAAAAGGTACGGTTTTGGAATATTCTAAAATATACTATAATCAAAAAAAGTATAAATTTAAATTTATAGCAGAAGGAAATTAA
- a CDS encoding PTS transporter subunit EIIC yields MQKFKKDLQSFGKTLLFPISILSFMAIFLGLSAALQNPNIVKFLPFLQGSGVQTFLGFIRKLAGIPFGQLPLLFAMAIPLGVVKRDKEVAVYSSVVGYIAMLVGMNYLLGIQGYNPSTTAIKYLMDNDGMTAVEATLHNSQFTNVLGIFVYNMNVIGGMIAGLLGVVIHNRFRQIELHPSLTFYSGKRFVPIAAALFMPLVGMGLVYIWPLINDVIMSLGTVISKLQIFGVFLYGFLEKAINPTGLHHILNQAFRFTALGGIENVAGHTQVGALNIYFAELENHLAFSPRATQYLAQGKILHMVFGMPAAIFAMYKCALPEKREQLVKYFIPGLTAVILTGITEPIEFTFIFISPMLWFVNSILAGLAFMVPAMFNVTIGNIQGGIIDWFVFGTLQGMQTKWYLYLFLGPIFFGLYYVAYSFVIRKFNVMTMGRSYSDFDESEEISNDGKALDTENNKVAEELIEGLGGIKNIVDVDNCISRLRIEIKDRSLINEGLIKKSKPNGIIIPDNNNVHIVYGGRVTKMRNLIDDYIFAKKV; encoded by the coding sequence ATGCAAAAATTTAAAAAAGATCTTCAAAGTTTCGGAAAAACATTGCTGTTTCCAATATCAATATTGTCATTTATGGCGATATTCTTAGGATTATCCGCAGCATTACAAAATCCAAATATAGTTAAGTTCCTACCTTTTCTTCAAGGAAGTGGAGTACAAACATTTTTAGGATTTATTAGAAAGTTAGCTGGAATTCCATTTGGACAACTGCCACTGCTATTTGCTATGGCTATTCCACTTGGGGTTGTTAAAAGAGATAAAGAGGTAGCAGTTTATTCATCAGTTGTTGGTTATATAGCTATGTTAGTTGGTATGAACTATCTTTTAGGGATACAGGGTTATAATCCATCTACAACTGCTATAAAGTATCTTATGGATAATGATGGAATGACAGCAGTAGAAGCTACTCTTCATAACTCACAGTTTACAAATGTTTTAGGAATATTTGTATATAACATGAATGTTATTGGTGGAATGATAGCTGGACTTTTAGGAGTGGTTATCCATAATAGATTTAGACAAATTGAGTTACATCCATCACTTACATTTTATAGTGGGAAAAGATTCGTGCCTATAGCTGCTGCTCTATTTATGCCTTTAGTGGGAATGGGATTAGTTTATATATGGCCACTTATAAATGACGTAATTATGAGTTTAGGAACAGTTATATCAAAGTTACAAATATTTGGAGTTTTCTTATATGGATTCTTAGAAAAAGCGATAAACCCAACAGGACTTCATCACATTTTAAACCAAGCTTTTAGATTTACAGCTCTTGGTGGAATTGAAAATGTAGCAGGACATACACAAGTTGGAGCTTTAAATATATACTTTGCTGAATTAGAAAATCATTTAGCATTCTCTCCAAGAGCAACACAATACTTAGCTCAAGGAAAGATCTTACACATGGTATTTGGAATGCCAGCAGCTATATTTGCAATGTATAAGTGTGCTTTACCTGAAAAAAGAGAGCAACTGGTTAAATATTTTATTCCAGGATTAACAGCTGTTATACTAACAGGGATAACTGAACCAATAGAGTTTACATTTATATTTATTTCACCAATGCTTTGGTTTGTTAACTCGATTCTTGCTGGTTTAGCATTTATGGTACCAGCGATGTTTAATGTGACAATTGGAAATATTCAAGGTGGAATAATTGACTGGTTTGTGTTTGGAACTTTACAAGGAATGCAAACAAAATGGTACTTATACCTATTCTTAGGACCAATTTTCTTTGGATTATATTATGTTGCATATAGCTTTGTAATTAGAAAGTTTAATGTTATGACAATGGGAAGAAGTTATAGTGATTTTGATGAAAGTGAAGAGATTTCAAATGATGGTAAGGCTTTAGATACAGAGAATAATAAAGTAGCTGAAGAGTTAATAGAGGGTCTTGGAGGAATAAAAAATATAGTTGATGTAGATAATTGTATCTCTAGATTAAGAATAGAGATAAAAGATAGATCTTTAATTAACGAGGGTTTAATTAAAAAATCTAAACCAAATGGTATTATTATTCCTGATAACAACAATGTGCATATAGTTTACGGTGGAAGAGTTACTAAAATGAGAAATCTTATTGATGATTATATTTTTGCAAAGAAAGTATAA
- a CDS encoding glycoside hydrolase family 38 C-terminal domain-containing protein has product MSRDIKILMHTHWDREWYFTKAETQVLLRNHMFEVIEFLEKNEDIIYVLDGQSVMLDDFIEFAPKWKERTESLVKKGALRVGPWYTQTDLLLVHGESIIRNLYYGMEKALEYGDVMKVGYAPDTFGHSAQMPQIYSQFGIDSTFFWRGYSELKGEKSDFLWKGIDGSVIFGVNLATGYQGAKYLESDKDELKVRMDKIMKVLDKYSAGDARLVMNGHDQMPIQKNIHSIMENIRDFYKGDKVSVSDFESYVDSLKGLVLESVEGELNHSKHARIHKTITSTRMDIKLLNTELEYKIYNVLEPLALLGKELNIDYPHEIFEKCLKELFGAHAHDSIGGCNSDLVNRDIKQRLTQVKEILDTQIELYMRLISLASTNENRNIVTLYNYLPYKRSNEKVEMEFITRTSDFKIFNGDKEVDYLLLNQELVDAGLIDRQVAARLLDIKVFKSKVAFVIDEIDGLSVKYLTYEDGEIYSLRSEKKVETSVENSLYKIYVENNKLNLLIKNEDRVIDDVFSIETSGDAGDSYDYSPPHKDLILNSKDVKIEKCEVLKSKNQSVLKYDLIYSAPKNQKSRDEKVLDGKAIFGVTISLGEGDVVNLAIDHTNYLEDTRFRAVLNTEILTNTVESDSHLCVVEKPVYFEKELSIWEEDKWAEKPVSIETFNSYVSLKDEKEIATIFSYGLKEYEVVDKKIFITLFRTFSHLGKRELINRPGRPSGIEIETPDNLLYKESFNFKLGFTFVKTDKNSSEKAKEFLTPVEGYQLKEFNRFNINIPNVRKNITTNLNLTLKGCVVSALKESEKTGETFIRVFNPTEKEVELVFNEGVFFSNMFEEKLDTLKEYKIKSQEILNILIERK; this is encoded by the coding sequence ATGAGTAGAGATATAAAAATATTGATGCATACACATTGGGATAGAGAGTGGTACTTTACAAAAGCTGAAACACAGGTACTTCTTAGAAATCATATGTTTGAAGTTATAGAATTTTTAGAAAAAAATGAAGATATAATTTACGTTTTAGATGGTCAAAGTGTAATGCTTGATGACTTTATAGAGTTTGCTCCAAAGTGGAAAGAGAGAACAGAAAGTCTAGTAAAAAAAGGTGCTCTTAGAGTTGGACCTTGGTATACACAAACAGATTTACTCTTAGTACATGGTGAGTCAATTATTAGAAACCTTTACTATGGAATGGAGAAAGCTTTAGAGTATGGAGATGTAATGAAAGTTGGATATGCTCCTGATACTTTTGGACATTCAGCTCAAATGCCTCAAATATACTCTCAGTTTGGAATAGATAGTACTTTCTTCTGGAGAGGATACAGTGAGTTAAAAGGTGAAAAGTCAGACTTCCTATGGAAAGGAATAGATGGAAGTGTGATATTTGGAGTTAACTTAGCTACTGGTTACCAAGGGGCTAAGTATTTAGAAAGTGATAAAGATGAGTTAAAGGTTAGAATGGATAAGATAATGAAAGTTCTAGATAAGTACTCTGCAGGGGATGCAAGACTTGTAATGAATGGTCACGATCAGATGCCAATTCAAAAGAATATTCATTCAATTATGGAGAATATAAGAGATTTTTATAAAGGTGATAAAGTTTCTGTATCAGATTTTGAAAGTTATGTTGATAGTTTAAAAGGATTAGTTTTAGAAAGTGTTGAAGGTGAATTAAATCACAGTAAACATGCAAGAATTCACAAAACTATAACATCAACTAGAATGGATATAAAACTGCTTAATACAGAGTTAGAATATAAAATATACAATGTTTTAGAGCCATTAGCTTTATTAGGAAAAGAGTTAAATATTGATTATCCACATGAGATATTTGAAAAGTGTTTAAAAGAACTGTTTGGAGCTCATGCACATGATAGTATCGGTGGATGCAACTCAGATTTAGTAAATAGAGATATAAAACAAAGGTTAACTCAAGTGAAAGAGATTTTAGATACTCAGATAGAGCTATATATGAGACTTATTTCTTTAGCTTCTACTAATGAAAATAGAAATATAGTAACCCTTTATAACTATCTGCCATATAAAAGATCTAATGAAAAAGTTGAAATGGAGTTTATTACAAGAACTAGTGATTTCAAAATTTTTAATGGGGATAAAGAGGTAGATTACTTACTATTAAATCAAGAGCTTGTAGATGCTGGTCTTATAGATAGACAAGTAGCTGCTAGACTTTTAGATATTAAAGTTTTTAAAAGTAAAGTTGCTTTTGTAATAGATGAGATAGATGGATTATCAGTTAAATATTTAACTTATGAAGATGGAGAGATCTATTCATTAAGAAGTGAGAAAAAAGTTGAAACATCTGTAGAAAATAGTCTATACAAAATATATGTAGAAAATAATAAACTTAATCTTTTAATAAAAAATGAAGATAGAGTTATTGATGATGTATTTTCAATAGAAACTAGTGGAGATGCAGGAGATAGTTATGACTATTCGCCTCCTCATAAAGATTTAATTTTAAATTCTAAAGATGTAAAAATAGAAAAGTGTGAAGTTTTAAAATCTAAGAATCAGTCTGTTTTAAAATATGACTTAATATATAGTGCACCTAAAAACCAGAAATCAAGAGATGAAAAAGTTTTAGATGGTAAAGCTATATTTGGTGTAACTATCTCTTTAGGAGAGGGAGATGTAGTTAATTTAGCAATAGATCATACTAACTATTTAGAAGATACAAGATTTAGAGCTGTTTTAAATACAGAGATTTTAACAAATACAGTTGAATCTGATTCTCATCTTTGTGTAGTTGAAAAACCAGTATATTTTGAAAAAGAGTTAAGTATTTGGGAAGAGGATAAGTGGGCAGAAAAGCCAGTATCCATTGAAACTTTTAACTCATATGTTTCACTTAAAGATGAAAAAGAAATAGCAACTATTTTCTCATACGGACTAAAAGAGTATGAGGTTGTAGATAAAAAAATATTTATAACTCTGTTTAGAACGTTCTCACACTTAGGGAAAAGAGAGCTTATAAATAGACCAGGAAGACCGTCAGGAATAGAGATAGAAACTCCTGATAATCTACTATATAAAGAGAGCTTTAATTTTAAATTAGGATTTACTTTTGTAAAAACTGACAAAAATAGTAGTGAAAAAGCAAAAGAGTTTTTAACTCCAGTAGAGGGATATCAATTAAAAGAGTTCAATAGATTTAATATAAATATTCCAAATGTTAGAAAGAATATAACTACAAACTTAAATTTAACATTAAAAGGGTGTGTAGTAAGCGCATTAAAAGAGAGTGAAAAAACAGGTGAGACATTTATAAGAGTGTTTAATCCTACAGAAAAAGAGGTTGAATTAGTATTTAACGAGGGAGTTTTCTTTAGCAATATGTTTGAGGAAAAATTAGATACATTAAAAGAATATAAAATAAAAAGCCAGGAGATTTTAAATATATTAATTGAGAGAAAATAG